A window from Gossypium raimondii isolate GPD5lz chromosome 7, ASM2569854v1, whole genome shotgun sequence encodes these proteins:
- the LOC105798195 gene encoding vacuolar protein sorting-associated protein 2 homolog 3 produces MNIFSKKPNPKEALRESKREMAHATRGIEKEIGTLQLEEKKLVAEIKKTAKTGNEAATKTLARQLVRLRQQIAKLQSSRTQMRGIATHTQAMHAQSSVAVGMKGATKAMSAMNKQMAPEKQAKVIREFQKQSGQMDMTTEMMSDAIDDALDDDEAEDETEDLTNQVLDEIGVDVASQLSSAPKGRIAGKNTEGVGSSGVDELEKRLAALRNP; encoded by the exons atgaacATCTTCAGCAAAAAACCCAATCCCAAAG AGGCTCTTCGCGAGAGTAAGAGAGAAATGGCGCATGCTACTAgag GTATAGAGAAGGAAATAGGAACTTTACAGTTAGAG GAAAAGAAACTTGTtgctgaaataaaaaaaactgctAAAACCGGAAATGAG GCAGCGACAAAAACTCTAGCTCGGCAGCTGGTACGACTTAGGCAACAGATAGCTAAGTTACAAAGTAGTCGAACTCAAATGAGAGGCATTGCAACTCATACGCAG GCAATGCATGCTCAATCTTCAGTTGCTGTTGGCATGAAAGGTGCCACCAAGGCCATGTCAGCCATGAATAAG CAAATGGCCCCAGAAAAACAAGCAAAGGTTATTCGGGAATTTCAGAAGCAGTCTGGCCAGATGGATATGACT ACTGAAATGATGTCAGATGCCATAGATGATGCTCTGGACGATGATGAGGCAGAAGATGAGACTGAGGACCTGACAAATCAG gTTTTAGATGAAATTGGTGTTGATGTTGCCTCACAG TTGTCATCGGCTCCTAAAGGTAGGATTGCAGGAAAGAATACTGAAGGTGTTGGCAG TTCGGGTGTTGATGAGCTTGAGAAGCGGTTGGCAGCTCTTAGAAATCCATGA